From a region of the Candidatus Neomarinimicrobiota bacterium genome:
- the bcrB gene encoding benzoyl-CoA reductase subunit B, with the protein MGKSTSIRKEDSMIRQKQMLAKQFLELSQVKETGKKVVYTFVPGNLTELILSFDMLPVYPEINALQSGMRKKSGDYISEAEELGYSEDVCSYVKCDIGMMVSGNVGPTGQKLPPPDLLLLSYTGCFVFMKWFENLRALYDGVPVAMLHVPYQGGGAMNDTVVNYVIEQLEAEVIPKLEQVSGKRFDSDRLKTMMEQSAEAEELMVKVFESAKHVPSPVDAYFGGVYYVGPIFTAFRGTEDCVRYYDELYKEVETRRKEGKGPICPEGEIDERFRVVVEGPPNWTHFREFWKIFYDLGAVFVASSYTRVGGIYDEGFRHESSDPLKSMAKYCMGCYTNLSLPQRIDLLGRLLKEYQADGLLVNSIKSCNSFSAGQLVIMRELQKRLGIPVGFIESDLVDPRYYSYSNIKNRIDSFFQMLDQRKQMGVMD; encoded by the coding sequence ATGGGAAAATCAACTTCGATTCGGAAAGAAGACAGCATGATTCGCCAGAAGCAGATGCTGGCGAAACAGTTTTTGGAACTCTCCCAGGTGAAGGAGACAGGGAAAAAGGTGGTCTACACATTCGTTCCGGGAAATCTGACCGAACTGATCTTGAGTTTTGACATGCTTCCCGTCTATCCTGAAATCAACGCCCTTCAGTCGGGAATGCGTAAGAAATCTGGAGATTACATTTCAGAAGCAGAGGAACTGGGATACTCTGAAGATGTCTGTTCGTATGTGAAGTGTGACATAGGAATGATGGTAAGCGGTAACGTGGGTCCTACGGGACAGAAACTTCCTCCCCCGGATCTGCTTCTTCTGAGTTACACCGGTTGTTTTGTCTTCATGAAGTGGTTCGAAAACCTGAGGGCGCTTTACGACGGCGTTCCCGTGGCCATGTTACACGTTCCGTATCAGGGAGGCGGAGCGATGAATGATACCGTGGTTAACTATGTGATAGAACAGCTGGAAGCGGAGGTCATCCCGAAACTGGAGCAGGTATCAGGCAAACGATTCGATTCAGACAGGCTGAAGACCATGATGGAGCAATCGGCAGAGGCAGAAGAACTGATGGTGAAGGTTTTTGAATCCGCAAAGCATGTTCCCTCGCCGGTGGATGCCTACTTTGGCGGTGTCTATTATGTAGGGCCCATCTTTACCGCTTTCCGGGGCACCGAAGACTGTGTGAGATATTACGATGAACTGTACAAGGAGGTGGAAACAAGGCGTAAGGAGGGGAAGGGCCCCATCTGTCCGGAAGGGGAGATTGACGAACGATTCCGGGTGGTGGTGGAAGGTCCCCCTAACTGGACCCATTTCCGGGAATTCTGGAAAATCTTCTATGATCTCGGTGCAGTCTTCGTTGCGTCCTCCTACACCCGTGTTGGAGGCATTTATGACGAAGGTTTCCGGCATGAATCCTCGGATCCCTTGAAAAGCATGGCGAAATACTGCATGGGATGCTATACGAACCTGAGTCTTCCCCAGCGAATTGATCTTCTGGGAAGGCTGTTGAAAGAATATCAGGCGGATGGACTTCTCGTGAATTCCATTAAGAGCTGCAATTCATTTTCCGCAGGGCAACTGGTGATTATGCGTGAACTACAGAAACGTCTCGGTATACCTGTGGGATTTATTGAATCAGACCTTGTCGATCCCCGGTATTATTCCTATTCAAATATCAAGAACAGGATCGATTCATTTTTCCAGATGCTGGATCAGAGAAAGCAGATGGGGGTGATGGATTGA
- the bcrC gene encoding benzoyl-CoA reductase subunit C translates to MGNVADRKTSRELERLLEKARKLLGDLHFGYVSKWKKRDPTRRVIGYFPIYVPREIIHAAGMLPVGIFGGGDRIQVVKGDAYFQSYICHLPRSVIEMALDGHFDDFDGFIFPAICDVIRNLSGIFRIEFPDRFIQYLDFPQNFSSDVGGKFLTESLREFQDQLHELSGAEESAEKLNHSISLYNENRRLVNQFIEGRSLEPWKISATDFYAVLRAGYVMDPEEHNDFLTGIMAHLREVDHQPEDRIRVIISGAFCEQPPMGLIRTIENAGCYIVGDDFQLGCFWIDGDIDDASEDPLQALAEAYVRQATFSSSVYDGNGSKGIHLAELARKRGADGVIFCAPSFCDPALLDQPELEKALDRGHMKHLSFQYHENLGQFKVIKEQVGTFSDSIKLWE, encoded by the coding sequence ATGGGAAATGTAGCTGACAGAAAGACCTCCCGGGAGCTTGAAAGATTATTGGAGAAGGCTCGGAAACTTCTAGGGGATCTCCATTTCGGATATGTTTCCAAGTGGAAAAAGAGAGATCCCACGCGCCGGGTTATTGGCTACTTTCCCATCTACGTGCCCAGAGAAATCATCCACGCCGCTGGAATGCTGCCCGTGGGCATATTCGGTGGTGGCGACCGGATTCAGGTGGTGAAAGGAGACGCCTATTTTCAGTCGTATATCTGCCACCTTCCCAGAAGTGTGATCGAGATGGCCCTGGACGGACATTTTGACGATTTTGACGGGTTTATCTTTCCGGCGATCTGTGATGTGATCCGGAATCTATCCGGCATTTTCCGAATCGAGTTTCCTGACAGGTTCATTCAATATTTGGACTTTCCGCAGAATTTCAGCTCGGATGTGGGGGGCAAGTTTCTGACTGAGAGTCTCCGTGAGTTCCAGGATCAACTGCATGAACTTAGCGGTGCGGAGGAATCCGCGGAGAAGCTGAATCATTCCATTTCCCTCTACAATGAGAATCGCCGCCTTGTGAATCAATTTATTGAGGGACGCAGTTTGGAACCGTGGAAAATATCGGCGACCGATTTTTACGCTGTCCTGCGAGCCGGGTATGTGATGGATCCAGAGGAACATAACGATTTTTTGACCGGGATTATGGCGCATTTGAGGGAGGTGGACCACCAGCCGGAAGACAGAATCCGGGTGATTATTTCGGGAGCGTTCTGTGAACAACCCCCTATGGGCCTGATAAGGACTATCGAAAATGCAGGGTGTTATATCGTGGGAGACGACTTTCAACTTGGCTGTTTCTGGATCGATGGTGATATTGACGATGCTTCCGAAGATCCTCTTCAAGCCCTTGCAGAAGCGTACGTTCGCCAAGCCACATTTTCGTCGAGTGTTTATGATGGGAACGGTTCAAAAGGGATTCATCTGGCAGAGCTGGCAAGAAAGCGCGGGGCTGACGGCGTCATTTTCTGCGCCCCCAGTTTTTGCGACCCTGCCCTCCTCGACCAACCCGAACTCGAAAAGGCCCTTGACAGGGGTCACATGAAGCACTTGAGCTTTCAGTATCACGAAAACCTGGGTCAGTTCAAGGTCATTAAGGAACAGGTGGGTACGTTTTCCGACTCTATCAAACTGTGGGAATGA